The following coding sequences lie in one Cyanobacterium sp. Dongsha4 genomic window:
- the hisG gene encoding ATP phosphoribosyltransferase — protein MLTIALPKGALLKDSIKLCQQAGLDFSLFLEESNRQLQIEDPQGLAKALLVRAQDVPVYVEYGQAHLGIVGYDVLKEKQADVAQIADLGFGYCRMSVAVPSASPYRSSSDLPAHGIVASKFVNCAKEHFRALDLPVEIVPLYGSVELGPITGMSEAIVDLVSTGKTLRENGLIEIDVLFESSAYLVANPLTYRLNSYQLSEWVGKIIRN, from the coding sequence ATGTTAACCATTGCATTGCCGAAAGGGGCTCTTTTAAAAGATAGTATTAAACTTTGTCAACAAGCGGGATTAGATTTTAGCTTATTTTTGGAAGAAAGTAACCGTCAATTACAAATAGAAGATCCTCAAGGTTTAGCAAAGGCTTTATTGGTAAGGGCTCAAGATGTACCTGTTTATGTGGAATATGGTCAAGCTCACTTAGGTATTGTTGGTTATGATGTCTTAAAGGAAAAACAAGCTGATGTAGCACAGATTGCTGATTTAGGGTTTGGTTATTGTCGTATGTCTGTGGCTGTTCCTTCTGCTAGTCCTTATCGCAGTTCCAGTGATTTACCTGCTCATGGAATTGTTGCTTCTAAGTTTGTTAATTGTGCCAAGGAGCATTTTCGGGCTTTAGATTTACCTGTGGAAATTGTCCCTCTTTATGGTTCAGTAGAATTAGGTCCGATTACAGGTATGTCAGAAGCGATCGTGGATTTGGTTTCTACGGGCAAAACCTTAAGGGAAAATGGTCTAATTGAAATAGATGTTTTATTTGAAAGTAGTGCTTATTTAGTGGCAAATCCTCTCACTTATCGTCTCAATAGTTATCAACTTAGTGAATGGGTGGGGAAAATCATTAGAAATTAA
- a CDS encoding response regulator transcription factor — protein MKILLVEDEIELAITLQRILKQEGYHVKISHDGEEGLNLALKQNYDLLILDWMLPHKSGLEICQQIRHQPFLIKTPVLFLTAKDTLDDRVLGLDAGADDYLVKPFELRELLARVRALLRRVSTIADSQEEQNKQETRIKVADLEIEVENQIAYRNGRMIKLSEKEVKLLQFFSQNLHQLVTQEEIYNYLWTIEEAPSSNVVAAMVRLLRKKIESNQEPPLIHTIYGKGYWFGLEKES, from the coding sequence ATGAAGATTTTGTTAGTAGAAGATGAAATCGAGTTAGCCATAACTTTACAAAGGATTTTAAAACAGGAAGGTTATCATGTAAAAATATCCCATGATGGGGAAGAAGGTTTAAATTTAGCCCTAAAGCAAAACTATGATTTACTAATTCTTGATTGGATGTTACCTCATAAAAGTGGCTTAGAAATTTGTCAGCAAATACGCCATCAACCTTTTTTGATTAAAACTCCTGTACTATTTTTGACAGCAAAAGATACTTTAGATGATCGTGTTTTGGGATTAGATGCAGGAGCAGATGATTATTTAGTAAAGCCCTTTGAATTAAGGGAATTATTGGCTAGGGTGAGGGCTTTATTGAGGAGAGTTAGTACAATTGCTGATAGTCAAGAAGAGCAAAATAAACAGGAAACAAGAATAAAAGTAGCCGATTTAGAAATAGAAGTTGAAAATCAAATTGCCTATCGTAACGGTAGAATGATTAAGTTGTCGGAAAAAGAGGTTAAATTACTACAATTTTTCAGCCAAAACCTTCATCAGTTAGTTACTCAAGAAGAAATCTATAACTATCTTTGGACAATAGAAGAAGCCCCCAGTAGTAATGTTGTGGCGGCAATGGTGAGACTTTTACGAAAAAAAATTGAGTCTAATCAAGAGCCTCCCTTAATT
- a CDS encoding ABC transporter ATP-binding protein yields the protein MFSKTKENDWGLILKIVPYAKRNSSILLLSLILLIPLALAGAIQPLIVGQAISLLRKEPTWSFLDPNAISSGLNLLAIILLSTIIIRTLFQAWQGFLVQKVGQEITAFIRQDLFDHVTSLSSNFFHKTPVGKLVTRITNDVEALGDVFATGAIGILSDVVYILAIIITIFTLQWQLASLLVFLLIPVTGLIIYFQKQYRKANYTAREELSVLNSMLQENVTGINVVQLFQREKYNSELFRTVNDRYRIAIDKTIFHDSAVSATLEWISLVAIAAVLWIGGIFILQDSLTFGILSAFILYAQRLFDPLRQFADKFTMFQSGFTAIERISELMNIPVEIQDRHDNISFDENADQGKVGEIRFENVSFGYKPDEYVLKNLNFTINPGEKIAIVGPTGAGKSSIIRLLCRLYEPNQGGILVDGIDIRDITQAELRRHIGVILQESFIFAGDVRRNITLGEEYSLTEIEEAAKVTNVDRFIRQLPDGYDTILRERGANLSGGQKQLLAFARVAIRNPNILVLDEATSSLDVATEADTQEALEKLLVGKTAIIIAHRLSTIRNVDKILVLKQGELIESGSHDQLLAHNGIYAGLYKLQMLGSE from the coding sequence ATGTTTTCAAAAACTAAAGAAAATGACTGGGGATTAATTTTAAAAATTGTCCCCTATGCAAAACGAAATTCATCTATTTTATTATTATCTTTAATATTATTAATTCCCCTTGCTTTAGCCGGTGCAATTCAACCTTTAATTGTGGGACAAGCTATTTCCCTATTAAGAAAAGAGCCTACATGGTCTTTTTTAGACCCTAATGCGATTTCTAGTGGTTTAAATTTATTAGCAATTATTTTACTTTCCACAATTATTATTCGCACTCTTTTTCAAGCGTGGCAGGGTTTTTTAGTCCAAAAAGTCGGGCAGGAAATTACTGCTTTTATTCGTCAAGATTTGTTTGATCATGTTACTTCTTTATCCTCTAATTTTTTCCATAAAACTCCTGTGGGTAAATTAGTTACTCGTATTACTAACGATGTGGAGGCTTTGGGAGATGTATTCGCTACAGGTGCGATCGGAATTTTGAGCGATGTGGTCTATATTTTGGCGATTATCATCACTATCTTTACTTTACAGTGGCAATTAGCCTCATTATTAGTTTTCCTCTTGATTCCTGTCACTGGCTTAATTATTTACTTTCAAAAACAGTATCGCAAAGCGAATTACACTGCAAGGGAAGAATTATCTGTTCTTAACTCCATGTTGCAAGAAAATGTCACGGGAATTAATGTTGTTCAATTATTTCAAAGAGAAAAGTATAATAGTGAACTGTTTCGCACGGTCAACGATCGCTATCGTATAGCTATTGATAAAACAATTTTCCATGATTCAGCAGTATCGGCAACCTTAGAATGGATTTCCTTAGTTGCGATCGCAGCCGTGTTATGGATCGGGGGAATTTTTATTCTTCAGGATAGCTTAACTTTTGGGATTTTATCGGCTTTTATTCTCTACGCTCAACGATTATTTGATCCTCTGCGTCAATTTGCGGATAAATTTACGATGTTTCAGTCTGGATTCACCGCTATAGAGAGAATTAGCGAATTGATGAATATTCCTGTGGAAATTCAAGATCGCCATGATAATATTAGCTTTGATGAAAATGCAGATCAAGGAAAAGTGGGGGAAATTAGATTTGAAAACGTGAGTTTTGGTTACAAACCTGATGAATATGTCCTGAAAAACCTCAACTTTACCATTAATCCGGGGGAAAAAATTGCTATTGTGGGACCGACTGGGGCGGGTAAAAGCTCTATAATTCGTCTTCTATGCCGTTTATATGAGCCAAATCAAGGGGGAATTTTAGTAGATGGTATAGACATTCGTGACATCACCCAAGCGGAATTACGCCGTCATATTGGGGTGATTTTGCAAGAAAGTTTTATCTTTGCAGGGGATGTGAGAAGAAATATAACCCTCGGTGAAGAATACTCTCTCACAGAAATTGAAGAGGCGGCAAAAGTAACCAACGTCGATCGCTTCATTCGTCAACTACCTGATGGCTATGATACCATCTTAAGAGAAAGAGGAGCGAACCTTTCTGGTGGACAAAAACAACTTCTTGCCTTTGCTAGAGTTGCTATTCGTAACCCCAACATTCTTGTTTTAGATGAAGCCACCTCCAGCCTTGACGTTGCTACAGAAGCAGATACTCAAGAGGCATTGGAAAAATTATTAGTGGGTAAAACGGCTATTATTATTGCTCACCGTTTATCAACTATCCGTAACGTGGATAAAATCCTCGTATTGAAACAGGGTGAATTAATTGAATCTGGTAGCCATGATCAACTTTTAGCACACAATGGTATTTATGCAGGATTGTATAAATTACAAATGCTCGGCAGTGAATAA
- a CDS encoding UDP-glucose/GDP-mannose dehydrogenase family protein gives MRVCVIGTGYVGLVTGVCLAHIGHDVICVDNNEEKVKLMKQGQSPIYEPGLSELMLSCMKHERLHFTTDLGAGVNHGEILFIAVGTPALPTGESDTRYVEAVARGIGNHLNGGYKVIVNKSTVPIGSGDWVRMIVLEGFKEKHTATVGEGFTMTENSMPEFDVVSNPEFLREGTAVYDTFNPDRIVLGSSNEKAIALMKELYQPLVDRTFSDHADLPPVPVVVTDLSSAEMIKYAANAFLATKISFINEVANICDRVGADVTQVAKGIGLDSRIGPKFLQAGIGWGGSCFPKDVSALIHTAHDYGYETELLNAAVNVNKRQKSIVIEKLQQELKILKGKVIGLLGLTFKPDTDDMRDAPALNIIQELNRLGAKVKAYDPIVSQTGLSHGLSGVVIESSTEMLADGCDALVLVTDWQEFLKLDLEKISKLMKNHLIIDGRNFLDKTAIEKTGFRYVGIGKS, from the coding sequence ATGCGTGTTTGTGTAATTGGAACTGGTTATGTTGGTTTAGTTACAGGAGTATGTTTAGCTCATATTGGTCATGATGTTATCTGTGTTGATAACAATGAGGAGAAGGTTAAGTTAATGAAACAAGGGCAATCTCCTATTTATGAACCGGGTTTATCTGAGTTGATGCTATCCTGCATGAAGCATGAAAGACTCCACTTTACCACCGATCTAGGAGCAGGTGTTAATCATGGAGAGATTTTATTTATCGCAGTGGGAACTCCTGCTCTACCGACAGGGGAAAGCGATACCCGTTATGTTGAAGCCGTAGCTAGAGGTATCGGTAATCATCTGAATGGTGGTTATAAAGTGATTGTTAACAAATCCACTGTTCCAATTGGTTCTGGGGATTGGGTTCGCATGATTGTTTTAGAAGGTTTTAAAGAAAAACATACTGCTACTGTGGGGGAAGGTTTTACTATGACAGAAAATAGTATGCCAGAGTTTGATGTGGTAAGTAATCCTGAATTTTTACGAGAGGGGACAGCCGTATATGATACATTTAATCCCGATCGCATCGTTTTGGGTAGCAGTAATGAAAAAGCGATCGCACTTATGAAAGAATTATATCAACCTTTGGTCGATCGCACCTTTAGTGACCATGCAGATTTACCCCCTGTACCTGTCGTTGTCACAGATTTGAGTTCTGCGGAAATGATTAAATATGCCGCTAATGCTTTCTTAGCCACTAAAATTAGTTTTATTAATGAAGTAGCAAATATATGCGATCGTGTTGGTGCTGATGTTACCCAAGTAGCAAAAGGTATAGGTTTAGATTCTCGTATTGGTCCTAAATTCCTACAAGCTGGTATTGGTTGGGGAGGCTCATGTTTTCCCAAAGATGTATCCGCATTAATTCACACTGCCCATGACTACGGATACGAAACAGAATTACTTAATGCCGCAGTAAACGTCAACAAACGCCAAAAGAGTATCGTTATCGAAAAACTCCAACAAGAATTAAAAATTCTCAAAGGGAAAGTCATTGGTTTATTAGGTTTAACTTTCAAGCCCGATACTGATGATATGCGAGATGCTCCAGCATTGAATATTATTCAAGAATTAAATCGCTTAGGGGCAAAAGTTAAAGCCTATGATCCTATTGTCTCTCAAACAGGTTTAAGTCATGGACTTTCTGGGGTAGTAATCGAAAGTAGTACTGAGATGTTGGCTGATGGTTGTGATGCTTTGGTATTAGTTACCGACTGGCAAGAATTTTTGAAATTAGATTTAGAAAAAATCAGCAAACTGATGAAAAATCACTTAATTATTGATGGACGTAACTTTCTCGATAAAACAGCTATTGAAAAAACTGGCTTCCGTTATGTCGGGATTGGTAAATCTTAA